GGCAATAATCTAAGAGGTGCAACAAGCACCAACGGTACAGACATTTGGGTGTCTGGAACTCCGGGAAGCATTAAATACACCACTAAAGGAGCAACTACGTCTGTATCTGTTACCGACAGTCCTTCCAATACACGTACCGTAAATGTTTTTAACGGGCAACTTTATGGAAGTTCTGCAAGCGGAACTTATTTAGGAGTTTTCTCTGTAGGAAGTGGTGCTCCATCTACCTATGCAGCAGGTGCTTCAAGTATTTTGAATGGTTTTCCCCGAGCTAAAATCGGTTCAGTAACTCCAAGTGAATATGGTTTTGCTGTAAACCCATCTACTACTATTGTTTATGTAGCAGATGATAACTCTACTGCCAATAATGGTGGCATTCAAAAATGGACATTAAGCGGTGGTGTATGGTCGATGGCATATGTATTAAATTCAGGTTTAAGTGCAGGAGCAAGATCTGTTATCGTTGACTGGAGCGGCGCTAATCCTGTTATTTATGCAATCACTGCAGATGCTACCAACAAATTGGTAAAAGTTACCGATGCAGGTTCATCATCAGCTTTTTCTACTTTAGTTACAGCAAGCGCCAATTATGTTTTTCGTGGATTGGCTTTTGCTCCGGAAGATGCGCCAGTGCCTGTTAAGTTAACGAGTTTCACTGCGGTTAGCAATACCAATGCAGTTCAATTACATTGGATCACAGCACAGGAAATAAACACTAAAGAATTCACTGTTGAAAAAAGCATTGATGGCATGAGTTTTACAGCCATTTCAAAAACCAATGCAGCAGGAAATACCGGCACAACTCATAATTATCAATCAGTTGATAATAACCCTTCTGCAGGCACCAGCTATTACAGGTTAGTAACAACAGACATAGATGGCAATCTTTCTTACAGCGATATTGTGAAAGTTAGATACAGTGAAAATATTTCTATATTCCCTAACCCTGTTAAAGATCAATTTACTATTTCTCATCCTGCAAGTACGAATGCAATTTTAAGCATTTCTGATATTCAAGGTAAAAGATTGAGATTGGTAACCATAACAAACGGCAGCACTTCTACAAAAGTTTCTGTAAACGGTCTTTCAAAAGGCCAGTATATAATTAAATACAGTGACAAAAATAGTGTTACAATAAAAACATTGATAAAAGAATAATACGCATAAGCAATTGATTTAGAAGCCGGCTGAACAGCCGGCTTTCTTTTTATAGTAAAAAGTCAAAAATTTGGGTTAAACATCAAATTTTAGTTTATAAAACATATCTTTGGCGTTCCAAATAGTTTGATCTTAGTATCCGGTTTTTTTACGATAAAAATCGTTGTAAGAGCATAAAAGGCTCTTATTTATCCTCTTCCATTTCCTCTTAATAACCAGTTATTTCTCCAATTCTCCTGCGTTACCGCTTGATGCCTACTTAACCGATCATTTAATCATTTAAAAACAAGAAATGAAAAAATTATTTACACTTGCCTGCCTTACACTCTATGCCGGATTACATGTAATAGCACAATGCCCTAACAATATAAGGGTTCAGAATATTACATTACCTACTTGCGGCAGTTCAAACGGAAAGTTTGATGTACTTATAGAAAATCACGGCTCATCTACTATACAGGTTAGTATTAACGGTGGTGCCAATTTTACAAGTACTACCGGAAGTTCTATTACTTTTAATAACCTTACTTCCAACCTGTATAATATCATTGTTAGACAATCAGGTAGCTCCACTAATTGTCAAACATTAAAATTTATACTCCGCTCCGATTATGGCAGTGGTTATACAGCAACAGCTACTAATGCAACAGGATGTAATGCTACCGGCTCTATTAAAATTGGAGGCGGTGTATTGTCTACCGATTCTGTAGCATGGCTATCCAACGTAAAGCCAAACTTTGTAACAGCGGGTTCTTTAACGAACAATACTATTTCCAATCTTATTCCCGGGCAATATTATGTGGTATTTAAAAGTGCTTCCGGCGGACAGTACTGCTATTCTACTCACTCAGTAACTATTGGCAATAGCGGAACAGCTTGCCCTGCACCAACTTTCTGCGGTAATGCAACAGATCCATCCAATCTTTATCCGAACGGAACTTTTGGTTCAGGCGGAAATGCAGATGGAACAAATGCACAAATTAACGGCCCGGCATTAGCGGATGGCATTACACAATATACCTATCAGCCTTTAGGTATAAATGCTCCGCAAGATGGATGTTATGCTATAGCTAATAATACTTTTGCAGGATCAGATATAGGGACGACTCCTTTTAATGGAGGATGGTATGATGGATACGATCATGATTATGTGGTAACCGGTCAAAAGAATGGTTATCAAATGGTAGTGAATGCCAGCTTTGACCCGGATATTGTATTACAGCAAACAGTCACCGATCTTTGCCCTGATAAAAAATATCAATTCAGTGCATATATAAGAAACCTTAAAACAGATCCTACCAGCATACCTGCAAATCTTTCTTTCCTGATCAACGGAGTAGGATTATATTCAACCGGAGACATTGCCGGAGGAAATCGTGACTGGAGACAGATCGGCTTTACTTTTCAACCAACCGGAACAACAGCTACTCTTAGCATTAGAAATAATGCGCCGGGTGGATCCGGTAACGACTGGGCTTTGGATGATATTTATATGGGTACCTGCATACCATCTATTAAGCTTAATCCAATTATTGTTCCCTGCGATAACCCTCCTACACAGGCAACTGCAACATTAACAGACGGCAGTCATTTATATGACACCTATCAATGGCAGGTAAATAAGGCAGATGGCAATGGATTTGTGAATATTGGAAATGTAGAGACAGGTACATATGCAGCAGATACGTTATTGGCAATAGTTGCTCTCCCTTCAGATCTGGGCACTAATCCTAATACTTACTTTGGATGGCAATACAGAATAGTAGTTGGTACCAGTGCTACTGACCTAACTTCTGCAAGCTGCTCTTACACTACTTCACAACGCTTGATCTTACAAAACTGCGGATTAGTATTACCGGTTAAGATCACGAATATCACTGCTGCTTCAGTGGATGGAAAAGGTAAAGTGAATTGGCAGGTTGGAGAACAATCCAATGTATTTATGTATGAGGTACAAAAAAGTACTGACGGAAAAAATTATACCCGTTTGGCTTTAGTAGATCCTAAACAAGGCTCTGTTGCTAATTACGAAGCAATCGATAACGATCTAAGCGTTGGTGTTACTTATTATCGTGTTAAGGAAGTAGATCAAAATGGAACAATGCTGTTCAGCAAAATTGTAACGATCAATAATTCAAACAATGCCGCTGCAAACATCTTCATCTATCCTAATCCAAGCAGCAACGATCTGTTTATTCAATTGCCGTCAAACAAAAAGATAAAAAATGCTATTATCTTGAATGCCATTGGGCAACAAGTATTGGCTACCGGTAATTTGAATGATGTAGTGAACCATATCGGTATCAGCAAATTTGCTCCGGGACTTTATACACTTAAAGTTATTACTACAGCAAATGAGATCATAAATACCAAGTTTATAAAAAAATAGGCCACTAAACTTTTATGCTATAAAGCCACTCGATCGAGTGGCTTTATTATTTGCATATAAACGTAAGTAATTTGAATCCTGTATTAACATTTATAAAAAATAATCTCTTTTTTGCTTTTTATTTAGAATTTGTTTTTTATCTTTATTTACGAAACACATCGTATTATGAACAATTCAAAAATTAAACCTACAGAGAGTGAGGTAGAAATTTTGCAGGTATTATGGGATAAGCAGGTGGCTACTGTTAGAGAAGTGCATGAAGAGCTTACAAAAACCAAGGATGCCGGCTATACCACTACCCTTAAGCTAATGCAGATCATGTTTGAAAAAGGTTTAGTAACCCGCGACAGCAGCAATAAAACACATACGTATCAACCCGCTGTAAGCAAAGAAAACACTCAAAATCTTTTTTTAAATAAGATGATAGACTCTTTATTTTCAGGCTCCCCGGCACAATTGATCATGCAGGCATTGGGCAATCACAAAGCATCGCCACAGGAGCTGAATGAGATAAGAAATTATTTAAACAGCATGAAATAACAGGTTATGCAACCAATAACTGCCGATTCATTTTTATTACAAGCTGTCGGATGGGCTATAATCAATAGCCTGTGGCAGGTTGGCATTTTATGGCTTCTTTATAGATCAATAATAGCTATTAATAAAAATTTATCTGCTGTTTTTAAATACCTCTTAGGTTCAACTTTAATTATTACTTCTTTTATTTGGTTTACAATAACGATAATTAAAACCTATTCTTCGCTAAATAATTCAATTGCCGTTTCCGAAATATTTTTTAATAAAGAGCAACTACTAAGTTTTCAACAATGGACAAACCTGCTTCCATACATATCTGATGCTTATTTGTTGCTGCTTCTTTTTTTTCTATGTCGTTTTTTTATTGGATACCGCAGTACTATTTTATTGCAAAAGAATGAAATGTCAAAAGTTTCTTTTGACACAAGGATGTTTGTAAGAAATACTGCTTCAGCTATTGGAATTAAAAAAAATGTACAGGTCTGGTTATCGAAAAATATTGATGTGCCTTCTGTTATTGGCTTTGTAAAACCTATCATATTACTGCCTGTGGCAGCTGTTAATCAACTTAGCACAAAACAATTGGAGGCTGTTTTGTTGCATGAACTGGCACATATAAAACGCCACGATTTTTTATTGAATCTTATTCAAACATTCATTGGCACATTGTTATTCTTTAATCCTTTTGTTTTATTACTAAGCAAACAGGTTAAGAAAGAAAGAGAAAACTGTTGTGATGACTGGGTAATGAATTATCAATATAGCAGGCACGACTATGCGAATGCGTTGTTACTCCTGGAAACACAGCGTTATCAGCAAGTTCAATTAGCAATGGCGGCTACCGGTAAAAACGGACTTTTAAAAAGGATACAACGCCTTTTTATTATTGAGCCCAAAACAACGATCAGTATTTCGCAAAGAATACAAGTAGCGGTTATATCGCTAATGCTTTTATTAGGGATCAGCTGCTTATTCTTCTCTCCTGTCTCTAAAAATAATACAGCCTCTCAAACTGGTATTTCAATATCAAAAGACCAGTTTCTTTCAAGCAAACCTTTTTTTATAAAATATCAGCCTATAGAAGAAAAAGTTGTCCAGCTTACACCTGCGCCTTCTGTTACGCCACTAAAAGCCAAAGTTATTCGTCAAAATAAAACTACTGTTGTAAACAAACAGGATGAAGGTTATACCATTGCTATTATCAATACAAATCTGCTAAAAAGGAAAAAACAGGAAACAGCAATTATTCCTGTAGTAAACAAAGAACCCGAAAAAGAATATTATATTAAGGTAGAAGAACAGCAATCCGGTAACAAAGACATGAAAGTGTATTATTATGAACTAAAGAAGGATAATAATAAAACCTCTGTTGAGCCTATTATGATATTGCAAACACCCGTTAAGAAAGAAGCGATTAAAGCAGATACTACTACCATTAACAAAAAAATTACTTCGTAAAGAATTTTCTCTTTCAATACTTCTTAGTTTAGTTAAATTGGATACAGTCTCAACAACTATCTTAAATTGTTTGCTTTCTTTAAACAATCTTTTCTCTATTCTGTTCTTACAACCATAAAAATTAAAACGTAATGAACAATCAACAACTTTCTGTAAAAATGATATTGGATGCATGGAATGCACAGCTTAAAAACGCCAATAAATTATTTGACACCTTAACGGATGACCAATTTACGGAAGAAGTAGCTCCCGATAGAAACACCGGAACTTATCTATTAGGTCATTTAGTGGCAGTACATGATGGCTTATTATCATTACTTGGCTTTGGTCAAAAACTATTTCCTGAGTTAGAAGAGCCTTTTATAAAAACACCCAACAAATCAGGACAAACATTTCCTCCTGTAAAAGAATTAAAAGAAAAATGGCAAACGGTAAATGCAGCATTGGACCAACATTTCAACAAATTGACTCCTGAAGAATGGTTTCAAAAACATACCGCTGTTTCAGAGGAAGATTTTGCAAAAGAGCCACATCGCAACCGTTTAAACGTTGTTATCAGCAGAACCAATCATTTGGCTAATCATTTAGGGCAATTGATCTTCTTAAAAAAATAGAACAGCAACTAAGAATAACGAAATATCTATCAAACAAAAAGGCTTCTGTAATTACAGAAGCCTTTCTTATAAAACAATAATTCAGTACATTCTAAAAAACATTGTAGGCCAAGCTCACATAGTACAATCCCCCGATAGATGGGTTGCCATAAGCCGTAGTATAATAATGATTCAACAAGTTTGTAGCGCCGATCTTTATCATCGATTTTGTTTTCATCAACTTATAACTAACCTGTGCATCTAAAGTGCTGAAAGCAGTATTGATACCTTGTTTAAAATCACTTTGTGTATAGTACGCATCCTGCCAACGCCATAATACATTAAAGCCAAAAACCTTTTTTCTTCCTAAGCCCGAATTACCTAAGGAAATATTGGCTCTGTTTTGAGGGGTACTGAAATAAGTAACAAAAGTAGGATCTGCATTATCGATATTATCGTTAGACCAGTTAATGCTAACATTATAATTATTGCCTATCAGATAATCTACACTTATTCCGCAACCATACGTATTTACTTTGTTAGGACTATTAACTGAAACCGAGAAACCGGTATAGGTATTCGGATTCGTAGGATCTATATCCTGCGGGTTGCCCGTTTTTGATTGCGCCACATTTATACGCCCGATAAAATCCTGGTACTTTGAAAAATAACCATACACATCTACCAGTAAATTTTTATTTACCAAAGCCTTGTACCCTGCTTCATAACTGTTAACCGATTCCGGCTTGTATGTTCCAAATTGTTGAATTTGTCCTGTAAGTGGATTAACAGGAGGATTGGTATCAAAATGATAAAACTCTCTTAAAGAAGGAAGCCCACCGATCAATCTTCCATCACCCACATTTAGGTTGATCCATTGATTTTGATTAGATGGGAAACGATAAGCATTTTGATAAGAAAGTCTTAAATACTGCCCTTCCGCTGCTTTAATAACAGCAGAAACACGGGGAGTAAATTTGCCATCAAAGTTTTCATTCTTATCATATCTACCTGAAACAGTCAATTTCAAAACATCATCAAAGAATTTTTTAGACAATTGCAGGTATGCACCGTATTCTGTTGTATTGATCGGACCGGTTGTATCTGCGAATAAAGTTCCCTGGGAGTTCAGGCGATATAAGCGATAGCTACCGCCTACTGTTACTTCAGCAAATTTTATAGCATCACCAAAATTATATTGACCATCTAACTGGTATAAACTTGTTCTATCTAAAAACTTACCGCCGTTAGGAATAGGAATAGCAGCTACCGAATCAAACACTTTGCTGAATTGTGCAGTTCCGGGAACCGGTCTTCCAATATCTGCAGCCGCACGTGCATTCGCAAAAGAAGCCGCTGCATTTCCGGTTAATGCAAATGATTGCACATAATTGCCTACATACTCAGGGAACCAGGTTGTACTTGGCTTCCATGCCTCATTAAATAATTGTGTATTCACTGTTGCATTGTATGCATCTCCTGAATTTTCCTGTGTAGTATATGCTCTTACAAACCATTTATCATTTCTTATTTCTAATTTATATTGCCCGATCTCTAAGTTCTTTAAAGCATATCTATCGCTACCTGTATATACTGAATTACCGGTACTGTAATTTGCGACAGCAGACAACTCTGTTCGTGGAGTTATTTTATAAAATAAACCTCCATTCAATCGCATCACTTTTGTAGTAGAGTTGATGATATCTTTTTCTGCATATCCTGTTCTTGAAACATTCTGATCGGGGATGATGCCGGCACGCAATCCTAAATTAAAAGGCACTAGCTGCGAAGCATATGGCTGTAATTGTGCAGGCAAATTACCTATATACTGCTGAATTTGTTGTGGTGTAGCGTTTACAGGCAAAAAGGTATTCATATTAGAAACAAGGTCGAATGTACCGCCTGTTGCTGCCAATACACCTTGTTGTATCTGGTTTTGAACAGAATTGGCAACATCCTGCATATTAGCACTTGTTTCATCGCCATACACATTCACACCATTATAATTTGGATCAGATGCTCTTGTACCCGGAATAGTAAATCCCTGGTTTCCTACACCTGTATAGTTTGTAGTGTCTGATGCTACCCAATCTTTAGCGGTCATATAGCTCAGATCCATTTTAAATGCAAACTTATCATTCACTTTTTGTCCCCAACGAACTGCTGCGTTGTAATAAGGTGATGCAGCGGCTGCCGGATCGTTCACATGCATTATACCTGCTTTAACTTCTGCGCTTACACCCTGGTATTTAAATGGATTTTTTGATGTAACCAGTAATGTACCATTCATACCTCCGGAACCATACAATGCTGAAGATGCTCCTTGTAGTAATTCTGCATTATCAACATCCAACTCGCTTGGGCCAACGATAGAACCTACTGAGAAATTTAAACCCGGCGCCTGGTTATCCATACCATCGGTAAATTGGTTGAACCGTGGATTACCGCTACCATTAAATCCTCTTGTTGTGAGCGATGAAAAGGTTAAGCTCGAATTCACCACATCAACACCTTTTAATGTTTTTACGATATCGTAGTAATCAGGAGCAGCGGCATTTCTAATACTCGCTGTTCCTAGTCTTTCAATGCTTACCGGCGAGACCAATATCTTTTCAGAAACACGGCTGGCAGCAACTACTATTTCCTGCCCCAGTGAACTGGCAGGCTTAAAGTCTACTGCCACTTTATCTGAAGCACTATTTACAGTTACTTCCTGCAATTCATATCCAATAGATGAAAAAATTAATGTAGCAGGAAATTTTGCTACTGTTAATTTAAAATTCCCTTTATCATCTGTAAATGTTCCGGTGGTACCTTCTTTTACTGTTACAGATACGGCACCAACTTTTTCTTTGGTAGCACTGTTAACAACAGTTCCCGAAACCGTATTTACTTGTGCAAATGAATAAACAGAGATCAGGGTAAAGGAAAGTAATAAAGAAAATAGGGATAGTATTTTTTTCATACGCATCGTTTTTAGTTATCTAAATATAAAGCAAAATAATAATTCTTTTGTATGACTTAGCTCATTTATTTATAACCAGATGTTGAAATTTTTTATTCAACTAATTTACTGTTTACAATTGTTGCAAGTACCTTCGCCGCATGGCAACATTCAATTTTCCCGATCAAACAAAATTTTATAGTGGTAAGGTAAGAGATGTGTATACCATAAATGACAAATGGCTGGTGATGGTTGCCAGCAACCGTATCTCTGCATTTGATGTGATATTACCCAAACCAATACCTTATAAAGGACAAGTATTAAATCAAATCGCTGCATACATGCTGAAAGCAACGGAAGATATTTGTCCTAACTGGTTGCTTTCTTCGCCTACACCCAATAGCTCGATCGGTAAAAAATGTGTGCCATTTAGGGTAGAGATGGTCGTTAGAGGGACTTTAACGGGACATGCATGGCGCACTTATAATAGTGGTAAACGTGAGCTATGTGGTGCTGTAATGCCTGATGGCTTAAAAGAAAACGACCTGTTCCCTTCTCCTATTATTACTCCTTCTACAAAAGCTGAGGAAGGACATGATGAAGATATTTCGAAAACAGAAATCATACAACGGGGAATAGTAAACGCAGAAGATTATGCTGTATTGGAAAAATACACATTGGAATTGTTTGAAAGAGGAAAACAAATTGCTGCTAAAAGAGGATTGATACTGGCTGATACCAAATATGAATTTGGCAAGATCGGCGATACCATTTATTTAATGGATGAAATTCATACACCGGATAGCAGCCGTTATTTTTATGCTGAGGGTTATGAAGAAAGACAAGCGAAAGGGGAAAAGCAAAAACAATTAAGTAAGGAATTCGTACGTGAGTGGTTAATTGCTAATAACTTCATGGGCAAAGAGGGACAAACAGTTCCTGAAATGAGCAATGAATGGATATCGACTATCAGCAATCGTTATATTGAACTTTATGAAAAAGTTATTGGTGAAAAATTTAAGCCCGAAGAATTAAGTGATAAAGAAACGGAAGAAAGAATTGTAGCAGCATTGCAGCAATTGTAAATTATTATTATTCCTTCTTTTCTCTAAATTCATCGGTAAAATGTTCTCTATGCTTTTCTTTAGAAAACTTTTCGGCATTATACATCTTCGAATTTCCCTTTGGTATTGAAAGCGAATGCCATTGATCTTTTTTGATCATCTTTCCTATAAAAACGATTTGCCCTGCATGAGAAGCAACGTGGGCTACACTTCTTATCAACGCTTCCATAACCGTATGCCCCATGTTTCTTATGTAGATGATCTTATCCAGGTCATCTTCCGTTAGAGAATCAATGGTATCGAAAACGCATTGCCAGGCTTCATTCCACTTATTTAATAATTCCTGTTTGGACATTACCCTATCTTCAAATTCTTCATCACGATCACGCCATGTTTTTTCTCCATCACTGGTAAGAAAGTCGGTAAACCGTGAAAGAAGATTTCCATATAAATGTTTTACAATAACAGCAATACTGTTACTTTCCTCATTATATTTCCAAAGTAACTCTTCTTCAGATAATTGATCAATGGTCTTATCCACAAGTGACTCGTAATACTCAAATTGCTTTTTTATACCTGTCAAATGTTCTGTCTGCATAGCAAAAGATTATTTATCGTTATTATTTTTCATCTCATTCAATCTTGGTCTTAATCGTTGCCTACTCTTATTAAACACCATTCTTCCTTTATCCACGCCTTTACGCAATTCCTTTTGTTGCTCTTTCGGAAGATTAATTACATCCTGGCATTCTTTACTGCAACAACCTTGATATTTTTCTGAACACTCATCACATTGAATGAACAATAGATGGCAACCTTCATTCTTACAATTAGTATGCGTATCAGCCGGCTTGCCGCATTGATGACATTGCGAAATAATTTCTTCTGTGATCCGCTCCCCCAGCCTGTTATCAAATACAAAGTTTTTCCCTTTGAATTTATTAGGAAGATCTTTCTCTTTTACACTATTGGCATAATTAATAATGCCACCTTCCAAATGAAAAACGTTTTTAAATCCTTGATGCAGCATATAAGCACTGGCTTTCTCACAACGAATGCCACCGGTACAATACATAATGATGTTCTTATCTTTATTGTCCTTCATCATATCTGCCGCCATGGGCAACTGCTCCCTGAATGTATCACTCGGGATCTCAATAGCATTATCAAAATGCCCCACTTCATATTCGTAATGATTGCGCATATCAATTACAATGGTATTTGCATCATTGGTCAATTCATTGAACTGTTGGGCAGTTACATACTTGCCTTTATTTTCCATATTAAAGGTTACGTCTTCAATTCCATCTGCTACAATTTTGTCACGTACTTTTATTTTCAATACCCAAAAAGATTTCCCATCGTCATCTACTGCAATATTCAATCGTATGCCATTCAATGGCGGAATAGAATACAGGTAATTCCTGAAAGCATCTACATTACTATCGGGCACACTTATTTGCGCATTGATACCTTCATGCGCTATATAAATGCGACCAAATACTTTAAGTACATCTAAAGCCTTATACATTTCATCCCGAAATGATTGTGGTTCTGCAATAAAAAAATAATGGTAAAAAGAAATGGTAGTGCGATGCTCCGTTTCTGCTAATAACTGCTTTTTAAGTTCCTCCTGGGAAACTCTGTTGTGTAATACTGCCATGTTTGAAATTTTAAGGACACTTGCCTGGTGAACAAAATTTCTTATTAATTAAGAGCTGCAAAGATAAGCCAATTGAGAAATTTTGGAATTGACAATTTCAGATTTAAAACTTGATAGTATTTGCAGGATCAACAGCGTTCACATTAATATGATCTCCAAGAATACCGCCGGTACCAATACAGAAGCTATGTATCAATGTTTTGTTTTGCCATCCCACCACATAATCTACCCGGAAGATCTTTAAGATATTTTCAAGACCGATAAAAACTTCCTCGTAATGGTTGTCTTTATTTACGTACAATGCATTGGCACCTGCTGTTAAATTCCAATCCCATTTTTTTATCAGTGGTATCTTATTCGTAAGCAATCCATTAAAATGATGATCGATATTTACAAAGCTGAAAAACTTATCCGTTGTACTGTTCACAAAATAATTCGCTAATTGAAAACTGCTTACATAAGCGCCTGCCAAAACAGAATTATTCGCATTAAAATGTTGGTAATCCTGTATGTCAACCGATCTGTTATTAATAAAACCGCCAATAGCTACGCGATATTTTAATAAGCCTGCTAATTTAAAATTCACATCATCATTAACCTCCAGTTTCCATTTATCAAAATCAGCATCACTGCCAAAAATATCCGGAACGCCCTTAGTATAATTAAATGTAAATGTAGGATAGTTCGAACCCAACGATACTTTCCTATCGGGAAACTGAATATATTTTTGCCCTGGCTTGAAACTGACCGTAGCGCTTAAAAGCAAAGCCTGGCTCCTGGTTATTTGTGATGGAATACGTTGAAAGGGATAGTTAGGGGTGATCTTTATTGATGACTTTGTAAAGATGGTAAAGTCGGTAGTGTTATCCATTGGTAGGCGATCTTCGTATAAAGCGTTTACACTTAACCGTAAGCCATTTTCCAACCTGCGGGCATACGTAATACTACCAAAATAATTCTCATAAAACTTAATATAATTATCTCCCCATAATAACGTTGATAAACTACTGTTCAACGTAGAAAGATTGTAATCTCTATTAAACTGGCTTACCCGTTTGCCTCCCGAGAATGACCATAACTGTCGTTTAATTTTTTGATCTTCGTCTAACCCACGTTGACGAAAATTAATGTCTAACCAACCGTTCAAATGTGTGTTGCTAAATCCATAACGCACATGAGGCTCTATAGACAATCTTGTTTTTTGTTTGCCTATTGTCTTCCTGTAAAAGCCATTTATATTCAAAGCAAAACCTTCCGCAGGATTATATTCCAATACAGGTAGCAATGCTTCAACACCCCAATCATATCGATTGGTTACACTATAATGTGTTCTATCTATACCCTGCCATATAACAGTATATGGCTTTAACGGACCTTGTTTTCTTTTTAGCGAATCAACTTTCGCCTGCGTCCATGCTGTATCACTATTCTTATCAAATAAACTGTCTTTCACTTCGTAATCCAATGCTTCTTCTCTTTCTAACGGCACCGGGCGTGAAGTATCCCAAAATGTTTTTGGTTTCTTATTTACACCCGTATCATACTTTATAATTACATTATCAAAATACTTTTTTGGAAAAGAGGGATCTATACTATAGTTAGAATACACGCTTAAAAAATTTC
The Ferruginibacter albus DNA segment above includes these coding regions:
- a CDS encoding DinB family protein, whose amino-acid sequence is MNNQQLSVKMILDAWNAQLKNANKLFDTLTDDQFTEEVAPDRNTGTYLLGHLVAVHDGLLSLLGFGQKLFPELEEPFIKTPNKSGQTFPPVKELKEKWQTVNAALDQHFNKLTPEEWFQKHTAVSEEDFAKEPHRNRLNVVISRTNHLANHLGQLIFLKK
- a CDS encoding BlaI/MecI/CopY family transcriptional regulator, translating into MNNSKIKPTESEVEILQVLWDKQVATVREVHEELTKTKDAGYTTTLKLMQIMFEKGLVTRDSSNKTHTYQPAVSKENTQNLFLNKMIDSLFSGSPAQLIMQALGNHKASPQELNEIRNYLNSMK
- a CDS encoding T9SS type A sorting domain-containing protein, whose protein sequence is MKKLFTLACLTLYAGLHVIAQCPNNIRVQNITLPTCGSSNGKFDVLIENHGSSTIQVSINGGANFTSTTGSSITFNNLTSNLYNIIVRQSGSSTNCQTLKFILRSDYGSGYTATATNATGCNATGSIKIGGGVLSTDSVAWLSNVKPNFVTAGSLTNNTISNLIPGQYYVVFKSASGGQYCYSTHSVTIGNSGTACPAPTFCGNATDPSNLYPNGTFGSGGNADGTNAQINGPALADGITQYTYQPLGINAPQDGCYAIANNTFAGSDIGTTPFNGGWYDGYDHDYVVTGQKNGYQMVVNASFDPDIVLQQTVTDLCPDKKYQFSAYIRNLKTDPTSIPANLSFLINGVGLYSTGDIAGGNRDWRQIGFTFQPTGTTATLSIRNNAPGGSGNDWALDDIYMGTCIPSIKLNPIIVPCDNPPTQATATLTDGSHLYDTYQWQVNKADGNGFVNIGNVETGTYAADTLLAIVALPSDLGTNPNTYFGWQYRIVVGTSATDLTSASCSYTTSQRLILQNCGLVLPVKITNITAASVDGKGKVNWQVGEQSNVFMYEVQKSTDGKNYTRLALVDPKQGSVANYEAIDNDLSVGVTYYRVKEVDQNGTMLFSKIVTINNSNNAAANIFIYPNPSSNDLFIQLPSNKKIKNAIILNAIGQQVLATGNLNDVVNHIGISKFAPGLYTLKVITTANEIINTKFIKK
- a CDS encoding M56 family metallopeptidase translates to MQPITADSFLLQAVGWAIINSLWQVGILWLLYRSIIAINKNLSAVFKYLLGSTLIITSFIWFTITIIKTYSSLNNSIAVSEIFFNKEQLLSFQQWTNLLPYISDAYLLLLLFFLCRFFIGYRSTILLQKNEMSKVSFDTRMFVRNTASAIGIKKNVQVWLSKNIDVPSVIGFVKPIILLPVAAVNQLSTKQLEAVLLHELAHIKRHDFLLNLIQTFIGTLLFFNPFVLLLSKQVKKERENCCDDWVMNYQYSRHDYANALLLLETQRYQQVQLAMAATGKNGLLKRIQRLFIIEPKTTISISQRIQVAVISLMLLLGISCLFFSPVSKNNTASQTGISISKDQFLSSKPFFIKYQPIEEKVVQLTPAPSVTPLKAKVIRQNKTTVVNKQDEGYTIAIINTNLLKRKKQETAIIPVVNKEPEKEYYIKVEEQQSGNKDMKVYYYELKKDNNKTSVEPIMILQTPVKKEAIKADTTTINKKITS
- a CDS encoding T9SS type A sorting domain-containing protein, producing the protein MKKIYLSAITLFAFSLLSHAQSFTAGNIVVYKVGDGTTTLSNASFPITLDEYSPAGVLALSHPMPTAASGSNKRIVASGSATSEGQMTRSYDKRYLIVPGYDAATGVTGIASTTASANNRMVGIVGFDGSIDATTALTDAYSGNNLRGATSTNGTDIWVSGTPGSIKYTTKGATTSVSVTDSPSNTRTVNVFNGQLYGSSASGTYLGVFSVGSGAPSTYAAGASSILNGFPRAKIGSVTPSEYGFAVNPSTTIVYVADDNSTANNGGIQKWTLSGGVWSMAYVLNSGLSAGARSVIVDWSGANPVIYAITADATNKLVKVTDAGSSSAFSTLVTASANYVFRGLAFAPEDAPVPVKLTSFTAVSNTNAVQLHWITAQEINTKEFTVEKSIDGMSFTAISKTNAAGNTGTTHNYQSVDNNPSAGTSYYRLVTTDIDGNLSYSDIVKVRYSENISIFPNPVKDQFTISHPASTNAILSISDIQGKRLRLVTITNGSTSTKVSVNGLSKGQYIIKYSDKNSVTIKTLIKE